TTGCCCGGCGGTCTGAACGCGCCAGACCCGGGTGGGGGCGGTGGGCCGTAACCCGGCGGAGGTGAAGCCCACTGCCCCTGAGGGTGGGGTGCGCCGTACCCGTACCCGTACGGCTGGTTCGGCTGATCCGGCATTGTCGGCCCGTGTGCGTACTCCCGACCACTGGTCACACGGGCAATCATCGCCCATTGGGTGTGGACATGCGCGCACCAGATCGTTGGCTCTGCGAGGCGCCCTGCGGCATCCACGTGACGGTCGCGGGCGGGTCGACCAAACCTCGACCGGCTGGCCCGACCTCAGCTGGCCTGTTCGGCGGGCTTGGCCGGCGGCGGGGCAGGTAGCACCGCGAACAGGTCGCGCTCCAGTTCCTGACGCACCTGGTCCTTGCCGCCGTCGGCGGTGGTGATCCCGAAAGCGTCGACCACCGACGAACCCAGGGTGGTCACCTTGGCCCACGCGATGTCGACCCCGTCGCGCTCGAACACCGCAGTGAGCCGGGCGAGCAGACCGGCCCGGTCGATCGTGCGGATCTGCACGATCAACTCGCCCGGATTGCTGCCGTCGGCCCACAGGATGCGCGGCGGCGCGGGCACGTGGTTGGCGGGCACCGCCGCGAGGATCTCCCCCGCCCGCGTGGTCGGGTACTGCGCGGTTTCCCGCTCGCGCCGCTCCAGCGAGCCGACCACGTCGAGATCGCCGTCGAGCGCGAGCACGAACTGCTGGCGCAACAGATCGGCGGCGGGCGGCGAACCGAAATGCGGCGACACCACGAACGTGTTGATCGCCGAGCCCTCGTGGCTGTTCACCGACGCCGAGTACACCCGCAACGAGTTCAGCGCCAGTACGCCTGCGGCCTTCGACAGCAGACCCCGGCGGTCCGGGGCGATCATGGTGACGTTGTAGATGTGCTGGCCGTCGCCCGGCGTGAGCTCGACGTGCACACCGACCCGCGCGGCGAGTTCGAGGAACCGCGGGTCGATCGGATCCGGGTGCGGAAGCGGTTCACCGGTCATGACCAGCCGGCAGCGACGTACCAGGTCCCCGATCAACGACGCCTTCCAGTCACCCCACACGCCGGGGCCGGTGGCCAGGGAATCGGCCTCGGCGAGCACGTCGAGCAGTTCCAGCACCACCATGTCGCCGCCGAGCGCGTCGACCACCGCGGCGATCGTCTTGGGGTCCTGCAGATCCCGGCGGGTCGCCGTCTCAGGCAACAACAGGTGATAGCGCACGAGCTTGGACAGCACATCGATGTCCGACGGCCACAGCCCCAGCCGGGTGCCGATCTGCATCGCCAGTTCGGCGCCGATGATGCTGTGGTCGCCACCGCGGCCCTTGCCGATGTCGTGGCACAGCGCACCGAGCAGCAGCAGATCCGGACGCGACACACGGGTGGTGAAAGCACTTGCCCGCGAGACGGTCTCGACCAGGTGTCGGTCGACGGTCCAGATGTGCACCACATCTCGCGGCGGCAGGTCGCGCACGGCACCCCATTCGGGGAAGAGCCTGCCCCACAGACCGGTGCGGTCGAGTGCCTCGATGGTCGAGACAGCCGCGGGACCCGCCGCCAGCAGCACCAGCAGATCCTTGAGCGCCTGCCTGGGCCACGGGGTGCGCAGTTCGGGTGCGGTCTCGGCCAACCGGCTCAGCGTGGAGACCGCGATGGGCAGACCGGTGGTGGCCGAGGCGGCCGCGACCCGCAGCACCAGACCGGGATCACGTTCGGGCCGCGCGTCGCGCGCGAGGATCACCTCACCGGCGAACTCGATGACGCCCTCGTCGAGGGGGCGGCGCACGGGGCGCCGCAACGCCGCGAATCCACGGCGCGGCAACGCGTTGGCCGCTGTGCGGATCCCCGAGTCGACGTAGTAGCTGACGGTGCGGGCCGCATCGGAGAGCATCCGCGCCAGATCGAACCGGTCGCCGATGCGCAGCGCCGCCCCGATCTCGTCGGCGTGCTGGGCCAGCAGGAGTTCGCGTCCCCGCCCGGACACCCGGTGCAGTTCGGTGCGCACGTTGAGCAGTGCGAGGTGCGCGCCACCGAGGGTGCCCGTCGGCGACGCCAGTGCCCGACTGGGATACACGTCGGCCAGTTGGGCGATCGCCAACGCGTTGAGCAGTTGGACGTCGCGCAGGCCGCCGCGGCCCGACTTGAGGTCGGGTTCGGCGCGGTGGGCGATCTGGCCGCTGCGCTCCCAGCGCGCCTGCGCGTGTGCAACGAGTTCTTCGAACCGCGAGGCGATCCCGATGCGCCACTGCCTGCGGGCTCCACTCACCAGCAGCGACGACAGATCCGCATCACCTGCGATGTGCCGCACGTCGAGCATCGCCAGGCCCACCGAGATGTCCTCGCCGGCGACCTTGAGCGCCTCCGGCACAGTGCGGACGCTGTGATCGAGGCGAATGTTGGCATCCCACAACGGGTACCACAGCTTCTCGGCGACCTCGGTGACGGCGTCGACCGGCATGTTGTCGTGCAACAGCATCAGATCGAGATCCGAGTACGGCAGCATCTCGCCGCGCCCGAGACCGCCGGTCGCGACGATCGCGAATCCGCTGTCGGCGGTGATGCCGAGTTCGGTTGCCTTTGTGGTGAGCCAGAATTCGTACAGATCCAGCAGTGCGTCACGCAGCGCGGCCGAATCCAGTTGCCGCGGACCGCCTGCCAGCAGTTGCCCGACCGCCGCGGTCAGATCGTTCGCGGGTCGTGACGAACCCGCCGGAGCCCCCTTACGAGCAGCTCCGGCGGATTGTTGTCTGTGTTCTGCCATTTCGTCTTCCTCCCCCGGCCGTTACCTACAGACGCTCACACGGTGCCGGCCGGGAGCGGTCGACTGTGGTGGACCGCTCCGCGCCTACAGGGCGTCGGCTCCCCGCTCCCCGGTGCGAACACGAACCACGGTTTCCACCGGGCTCACCCACACCTTGCCGTCACCGATCTTCCCGGTGCGCGCAGCCTGCACGATGACATCGACAACCTTGTCGACCGCTGAGTCGTCGACGACGACCTCGACCCGAACCTTGGGCACGAAGTCCACCGAGTACTCAGCACCGCGGTACACCTCAGTATGGCCCTTCTGACGCCCGTAGCCCTGCACCTCGCTGACGGTCATGCCCAAGATGCCCGTCTGCTCCAGGCCGGTCTTGACATCTTCCAGCGTGAACGGCTTGACGATCGCAGTAATCAGCTTCATGAATTCCATCCCTTCCAGGGCAATTGTTCCCGATCAGGCGAGCTCGTAAGCCGTTTCCGCATGCTCGGTCTCGTCGATACCGGTGGCTTCTTCTTCATCGGTCACACGCCAGCCCAGCGGTTTGAGGGCCAACGCAATGATGGCAGTCATGACAGCGGTGAATACGGTTGCCACGACGGCGATCACGATCTGCACGATCAACTGCTGGATGCCACCACCGTAGAACAGGCCGGTCTCCGTGGCGAACAGACCGATCGCGACGGTGCCCCACAGGCCCGCAACCAGGTGCACGCCAACGACATCGAGCGAATCGTCGTAACCGAACTTGTATTTCAGGCTGACGGCGAGAGCGGACAGCGCACCGGCGATCGCACCGAGGATCAGCGACCCGACGGGGCTCAGGGCGCCGCAGGCCGGGGTGATCGCGACGAGGCCGGCGACGATGCCCGAGGCCGCACCCACACTGGTCGGATGGCCGTCACGGACGCGCTCCACGATCAGCCAGCCCAGCATCGCGGCGGCGGTGGCGGCTGTGGTGTTCACCCACACCAGGCCCGCGGTCGCGTCGGCAGCGCCCTCGGAACCGACGTTGAAGCCGAACCAACCGAACCACAGCAGCGCCGCACCGAGCATGACCCACGGGATGTTGTGCGGACGGAAGGCGGTCTTGCCGAACCCGCGGCGGCGGCCCACCAGGATCGCGAGCACCAGCGCGGCCATACCGGCGTTGATGTGCACCACGGTGCCGCCGGCGAAGTCGATCGGCGCAACGGTGGCCGACACTGTACCGTCGTCGGCGGTGGTGGTGCCGAACAGCCACGAGGCGAACCCGCGCTCATTGCCCGACAGCAGGCCCCCGCCCCAAACCATGTGTGCCAGTGGGAAATACACCAGGGTGACCCACAGGCCGGAGAACAGCAGCCAGGTGCCGAACTTGACGCGCTCGGCCAGCGCGCCGCTGATCAGCGCGACGGTGATGACCGCGAATGTCAGCTGGAAACCAACCCACACGATGGCGGGAACGGTGCCGAAGCCGCCGATCACCGACAGTTCGGTGCCGTCGATCTCGCGGGTCTCGAGCAGCTGGCTCAAACCGAACAACGCAAACGGGTTGTCGAAGATCCCCGCGATGTCCGAACCACCGGTGTGCGCGGACGCAAACGACATGGAGTAGCCCCACAGTACGTAGATAACGCTGACGACGCCCAGGGCTCCAAAAGACATCATCATCATGTTCAGTACGGATTTCTGCCGAGAAAGTCCGCCGTAGAAGAACGCCAGGCCCGGCGTCATCAGCAATACCAGCGCGGCGCTCGCGAGCACCCACGCCGTATCGCCGCTGTCGAAGGCGGCGAACGATTCGTCAGGTAGGGCTAAGACCACTTTGTGTGAACCTCCTTGGGAAGTGCGCCGACGGATCGGCCTCCCGATGAGATTCTGTTGCCGGCGTTTCACCGGTGATGCCGTTGCGTTTCCGGTAAGTGAACGCAATCCCGATCACTGTTACGCTCATGTTTCGGCCCCGACAAACCACTGGTCGTTGCACGGCGACCCGGGTCTGTAATGCCCGGTGTCAGCCCAGCAGCGCGTCGACGAACGCGGCAGGCTCGAACGGCGCCAGATCGTCGGGCCCCTCACCGAGTCCCACCAGCTTGACCGGCACCCCGAGTTCCTGCTGTACACGGAACACGATGCCGCCCTTGGCCGTCCCGTCGAGCTTGGTGAGCACCACGCCGGTGATGTCGACCACCTCGGCGAACACCTTCGCCTGCGGCAGGCTGTTCTGACCGATCGTCGCGTCGAGCACCAGCAGCACCTCGTCGACCGCGGCCCGCTTCTCGACCACGCGCTTGACCTTGCCCAGCTCGTCCATCAGGCCGGTCTTGGTGTGCAGCCGTCCCGCGGTGTCGACGACGACCACGTCGGCGCCCTCGGAGATGCCGTGATCCACCGCGTCGAAGGCCACCGATGCCGGATCGGCGCCCTCGGGTCCGCGGACCACCTCGGCGCCGACGCGCGACCCCCACGTCTGCAACTGGTCGGCGGCCGCGGCGCGGAAGGTGTCGGCCGCGCCGAGCACGACGCGCCTGCCGTCGGCGACCAGGACGCGCGCGAGCTTGCCGACGGTGGTGGTCTTGCCGGTGCCGTTGACCCCGACGACCAACAGCACCGAGGGTTTGTCGGCGTGCGGCAGCGCACGGATCGAGCGGTCCAGTTCGGGCCTCAGCTCGCCCATCAGGACCTCACGCAGCACCGCACGGGCGTCGGCCTCGGTGCGCACGTTCTTGGCGGCCATCTGGGCCCGCAGCGCACCGATGACCGATTCGGTCACGACGGGTCCCAGATCGGCGATCAGCAGCGTGTCCTCGACCTCTTCCCAGGACTCCTCGTCGAGGTCGCCGCCGCCGAGCAGACCGAGCATGCTGCGGCCCAGCGCGTTCTGCGACTTGGCGAGCCTGCCGCGCAGCCGGCCCAGGCGGCCTTCCGCGGGGGCGATCTCCTCGATCGCCGACGGTGCCGGTTCGGCAACTTCCGGCGCGGGCGGGGCGGGCGGCGCCTCAGGCACCTCGGGCGCCACCTCGGGTTCGACCGTGGTCTGCGGCGCGGTCTCGGTGACCGGCTCGGGGACCGGCTCGATAACCGGCTCGGCCTCAGGCTCGGGGACGGGCTCGGCGGCGGGCTCGGGGACGGGCTCGGCGGGTGGCGCGGCGACGGAATCGCGTACCGGCGGCGCCGTGGGCTCGACGACCGGCGGTTCGGGCAACTGGACGTCGGCGATGCTCCGCTTGGGAGCGTCGCGCGGGATCGTGGCGTCGTCACCGACCGCGGGCAGCCCCGTGGTGTCGATGCGCTCGGCAGGCGGCGCGGTCCCGCCCTGACTGAAGGTGATGCCCGAAGACGCCGTATAGCCGCCCGAGCGGTCGATCGTCTTCGTGGGCTCGGGAGCCGACAGCCTGATGCGGCGACGGCGGTACCGCACCAAACCGACGACGAGCGCGATGATGAGCAGAACCGCAACGACGGCGATCGCGACCCACAGACCTATCAAGGCACCTTCTGTCACCGGGCCATTGTCTCAGCTGGGCCGGGTGGCGCCGACCGCCCGGGGTGCGCCGGGCGCCGACACACCGTGTCAGCAGCAGATCAGCAGCCGGTCAGCTGGGATTGGCGACCAGTTCCTGGCCGCGCATGCGCTGCGAGATCACGGTCGTGATGCCGTCGCCGCGCATGGTGACGCCGTAGAGCGCGTCGGCGATCTCCATGGTGGGCTTCTGGTGGGTGATCACGATCAGCTGCGAGCGCTCCCGCAGCTGTTCGAACAGGCTGATCAGCCTGCGCAGGTTGACGTCGTCGAGCGCGGCCTCGACCTCGTCCATGACATAGAACGGGGACGGGCGCGCGCGGAAGATCGCGACCAGCATGGCCACCGCGGTCAGCGACTTCTCGCCGCCGGACAGCAGCGAGAGTCGTTTGATCTTCTTGCCCGGCGGCCTGGCCTCGACCTCGATGCCCGTGGTGAGCATGTCGTTGGGGTCGGTCAGCAGCAGCCTGCCCTCGCCGCCGGGGAACAGCGTGGAGAACACCTGGGCGAACTCGCGCTCCACATCGGCGTACGCCTCGGTGAACACCTGCAGGATGCGGTTGTCGACCTCGGCGATCACGTCGAGCAGATCGGTGCGGGCGGCCTTGACGTCCTCCAGCTGGGTGGACAGGAAGTTGTAGCGCTCCTCCAGGGCCGCGAACTCCTCCAGCGCGAGCGGGTTCACCCGGCCCAGCTCGGCGAGTTCCCGCTCGGCGCGCTTGGCGCGGCGTTCCTGGGTCGCGCGATCGAACGGCATCGGGGCGGGCGCGGTCACCTGCTCACCGCGTTCCTTGGCCTGCTCGTACTCGGCCATCTCCAGCTCGCTCGGCGGCAGCGGCACCTGCGGACCGTATTCGGCGACCAGGTCACCTGCCGACATGCCGAACTGTTCGAGCGCCTGGGCCTCCAGTTGCTCGATCCGCAGCTGGGCCTGCGCCTTGGCCACCTCGTCGCGGTGCAGTGCGTCGGTGAGTGTGTTGATCCGGTTGTTGAGCGCGGTGACCTCCTCGCGGACCTCACCGAGGGCGCTCACCCGCAGCTGCCGCTCGGTGGCCAGCTCGTCTCGGCTGCGGGCCGCCGCGGCCACCACCGCACCCAGCTTCTCGGCGATGAGGCGCCCGCACTCCGACACCGCCGCCGCGACCCGCGCGGCGTACTCGCGGGCCGCGCGGGCGCGCTGGGCACGCACCCGCGCCTCGCGCTCGGCCGCGGCCGCCCGGCGCAGCGAATCGGCCCGTCCGCGAACGGCATTCGCGCGTTCCTCGGCGGTGCGTACGGCCAGGCGGGCTTCCACCTCGACCGCACGCGCGGCCTCCGCGGCGGCCACGGTGGTCTCCCGGTCGACCGGTTCGACGTCGAACATCGGCGTCTGCTCGGCGTTGGACAGCCGCGACTCCAGCTCACGCAGTTCCTCGACGGTCTTGGTGCGGCCTGCCTCCAGCTCGTCACGCTGTTTGATCAGGCGCTGCCACTCCTGGTGGGCGCCGCGCGCATCCTGGCCCAGCCGGGCGAGCTGCTCGTAGATCGCCGAGATCGCGGCGTCAGATTCGTTGAGCGCGGCCAGGGCCTGCTCGGCCGCGTCCTGGCGCGCCGACTGCTCGGCCAGTGCCCCGGACAGCGCCGCGCCGAGCTCGCTGGTCTGCTTCTCGGCCTGCTCCAGTTCGGTGCGGGCCTTGTCGATCTCGGATGCGATCTCTAGAGTGCTTGGTTTGCGGTCGGATCCGCCGCTGACCCAGCCGGGGCCCACGAGATCGCCCTCGGTGGTCACTGCACGCAGTTCGGGGCGCGCGGACACCAGGGCCAGACCCGCGGCCATGTCGGAAACCACGGCCACACCCGTCAGCATCGCGGTGACCGCTCCGCGCAGGCGGTCGGGCACCGACACCAGGTCGGTGGCCCACGTCGCGCCCGGCGGCAGGGTGGCCTGCGGTGCCGAACCGATGGCGCTCCAGTCGCCGAGGACGATCGCCGCACGGCCACCGTCGGATTCCTTGAGCGCAGCGACCGCGGCGGCGGCCGCGCCGAAGTTCTCGGCGGCCAGTGCGTCGGCCGCGGCCCCGAGCACGGCGGCCACGGCCACCTCGTAGCCCGGCCGGACCTTCAAGAAGTCGCCGATCGAGCCGAAAAGTCCCGCACTGCTGTGGTTCTTCTGCAGCCACGCGGCGCCGTCGCGACGGTCCAGGCCCACCGACAGCGCCTCGATGCGGGCGCGCAGCGACGCGACCTGGCGTTCGGCGGCGCGCTCGGCGGACTGCAGCTCGGCGACGCGTTCGTCGGCGAGCCGCAACGCGGCCACGGTGCGGTCGTGATGCTCGTCGAGGCCGACCTCGCCCGCGTCGAGTTCGCCGACGCGGCTCTGCACCTGTTCGAACTCGGCCTGCGCGTGCTCGGCCTTGGCCGCGGCCTCCTCGATGCTCACCGAGAGCCGCATGACGCCTTCGTCGATCGACTCGACGCGCGTGCGCATGGTGTCGACCTGGCCGGCCAGGCGCGCGAGCCCCTCGCGGCGGTCCGCCTCGGCGCGGGCCGCGGCCATGTGGGCGCGTTCGGCATCGGCGGCGATCTGCTCCCGTTCGGCCAATTCGGCACGCGCCGCCTCCAGCGCGGTCCGCGCCTGGAACAGCTCCTCCTGCAGTTGGGCCTCGAGCTCGGCGACCTCGGCGGCCTCGGCCTCCAGTGCCTCCGGATCGCGCCCCGAGGACATCTCCGGTTCGGCGTCGAGCATCTGCGCGCGGTCGGTCGCGATGCGCACCGTGGCGCTGACCCGTTCGGCCAGCGCCGACGCGCGGAACCAGGTCTGCTGGGCGGCCTCGGCGCGGCGCGTCAGCTCGGCCACGGCCGCCTCGTGGGCCTGCAGTTCGACCGTGGCCGACTGCAGGCGCACGGTGAGCTCCTCGTGTTCCTTGCGCAGCGCGGTCTCGGCCTGGTTGGTGTTCTGGAACTCCACCTGCCTGCGCACCAGGTCGTCGGCGGCCAGCCGCAGGCGGGCGTCGCGCAGATCGGCCTGGATGGTCTGGGCGCGCCGGGCCATCTCGGCCTGGCGGCCGAGCGGTTTGAGCTGGCGGCGCAGCTCGGTGGTGAGGTCGGTGAGGCGGGCAAGGTTGGCCGCCATCGACTCGAGTTTGCGGACCGCTTTTTCCTTGCGCTTGCGGTGTTTGAGGACACCGGCCGCCTCCTCGATGAAGGCGCGCCGGTCCTCGGGGCGGGATTCGAGGATCTCCGAGAGCTTGCCCTGGCCGACGATGACGTGCATCTCGCGGCCGATACCGGAGTCGCTGAGCAGCTCCTGGACGTCCATCAGCCGGCAGCTGGCGCCGTTGATCTCGTACTCGCCGGCCCCGTCGCGGAACATCCGGCGGGTGATCGACACCTCGGAGTACTCGATCGGCAACGCGTTGTCGGAGTTGTCGATGGTCAGGGTCACCTCGGCCCGGCCGAGTGGGGCACGCGAGGACGTGCCCGCGAAGATGACGTCCTCCATCTTGCCGCCGCGCAACGTCTTGGCGCCCTGCTCGCCCATCACCCAGGTGAGCGCGTCGACGACGTTGGACTTTCCGGAGCCGTTGGGGCCGACGACGCAGGTGATGCCGGGTTCGAAGCGCAGAGTCGTCGGCGAGGCAAAGGATTTGAAGCCCTTGAGCGTCAGACTCTTGAGGTGCACGACGCCTTACCCTACCGCCGTGTCGGCTACCTTTCGCTGAACCCGGTCATTGGGGCGTCGGGTTCGTTCCAGTCGGCGATGACGTTGTCGACGGTTCCGGGGGTTTCGCCGCTTCGCAGCAGCTCAAGAAGTTTCTCACAGGCCTCACGCGACCCCTGCGCCACAACGTGCACACGACCGTCCGGCCGGTTCGAGGCAAACCCGGTCAGCCCCAGTTCCAGGGCGCGCGACCGGGTCCACCACCGAAACCCCACACCCTGCACGTGGCCGTGCACCCAGGCGCTCAGTCGCGCCTCGTCGCGGCGAGGGTGTGGCCCGGTCATTTCGGCAGGACGGTGTCGGCCACCCGGAATGTCACCTCGGTGCCCGCCTTGAGGGTCCGCCCCACGGTGCACACCTGGTCGACGGCACGTTCGACGACCGTGAGCACGCGCTTGACCTCGGCCTCCGACAGACCGGACAGGTCGATCTCGAGCGTCTCCTGCAGGTGCGGGTAGACCTCACGTTCGCGGTCGGCGGCACCCGACACGCGGATCGTCGCCGGGTAATCCTCGCCCAGCCGGCGGCTCAGCGGCTGATCGCTGGACATACCGGTGCACGCGGCCAGCGCGATCTTCATGAGCTCGCCCGGCGTGAACACGCCCTCGACGTCCTCACTGCCCACGAGCACCTCGGCGCCCCGCGAACTGCGCCCCGTATAGCGGCGCACACCCGTACGCTCAACCCAGAGATCGGTCATGCGCTATTTCTACACGCCGCGCCGAACAGGTATTCCCGCAGTGTTCGACCAGCTTGGACGGTGTGAACGCGGACCATGGCCGCCGATCGTCGACCGCCGCGACCCGCCGTCTCGGGGATAGACTGGCGTACCGCCATCCGCTGAGGAGCACAGTGACTTACCCGCCGAGCAATCCGCCCGCATCGCCGCCGCCAGGGCCGGACGGTCCGTGGCAGCAGCCGCCGCAGGCCTACCCGCAGTACGGCGCACCGCAGTACGGCGACCCCCAGCCGGGCGCGCAACCGTACTACGGCGCGCCGCAGTACGACCCGCAGACCTACGGCGCGCCCTATCCCGGCCAGCAGCCGTACGGATACCCCCAGCAGCCGGCATACGGGCAGCCGCAGTACGGCCAACCGCAGCAGCCGTACGGATACGACCCTTACGGTCCCGGCGCGCCGCAGGGCTATCCGCAGCCGCAACCGCCGTCGAACAACAAACGGGGACTCATCATCGGCGGCGCGATCGCGGCCGCGGTGATCCTGATCGTGATCATCGGGCTGGTGGTCGTCATGCTGATACCGCGGCAGTCGAGCGATCAGAAGGCCATCCAGCAGCTGCTCAAGGACGTCGGGTCGACGAGCAACTTCTCCACCGCGCTGGAGAACTACTTCTGCACAGACGATCAGGCGTTGTTCGACATGTCGGCCCTCGAAGAACTCGGGATCGATCCCTCGATGATCGACAGTCCCCCGATGGAGAAGCCGGACGAGTCCGCCACCATCGGTGACATCACCGTCGACGGCGACACCGCCACCGCCCAGGTCCAGAGCAAAGCCGGAACGGGCACAATGCATTTCCGCAAGGAAAGCGGCGAATGGAAGGTGTGCATGTCCGATTCGCCGACCCTGTCGAACATGCCCGGGTTCAACTGATCCCGAGTCGATCGGGACCTGGTCGAGGGCGCGGCGCCCGTGGCCGCGGCTGGCATCGCGGGCAGTAGAACGACGACCGGTTCATGAACTTCTCGCGGCGCATGATCGCTCCGCACCGCCGGCACGGCTCACCTTCGCGGCCGTAGGCGTCCAATGACCGGTCGAAGTACCCGGATTCGCCGTTGACGTTGACATACAGCGAGTCGAACGACGTGCCGCCCTGCCCCAGCGCATCCGTCATCACCTCGGCGGCCGCGTCGAGCAGCTCGGCGAGGCGACGGCGCGGCAGGGCCGCGGCGATCCGCGCGCCGTTGATCTTGGTGCGCCACAGGGCCTCGTCGGCGTAGATGTTGCCGACACCCGACACCACGGTCTGATCGAGCAACTGCCGCTTGATCTCGGAGTGCTTGCCCCGCAACACCGTGACGACCCGGTCGCGGTCGAACAGCGGGTCGAGCGGGTCACGCGCGATGTGCGCCACCGGCTCGGGCACGTCGGTGCCGTCGACGGTGACCATCTCGGTCAGCTGCCACCCGCCGAACGTGCGCTGGTCGACGAAACTCAGCGCGGTGCCGTCGTCGAGCACCGCCGCGATGCGCAGGTGCCGCGTGTCGCGGATCGGGCCGAGCAGCATCTGCCCGCTCATGCCGAGGTGGACCACGAGCGCCGCGGAGTCATCGAGGGTGAGCCACAGGTACTTTCCCCGCCGCCCGGTCCCGGTGATCCGCGCGTCCAGCAGGCGCGCGGTCAGATCCGCCGGGCCCGCCTCGTGACGGCGCACCGCGCGCGGATGGTGCACGCGCACCGCGGTGATGGCCTTGCCGGTCACGTGCTCGGCCAGCCCGCGCCGGACCACCTCGACCTCGGGAAGCTCAGGCATCGCGGGTCACGACTCGTCGAGGGTCTTGTACGCGCTCGCGGCGGCCTTGAGTTCGGCCTCTTTCTTGGTGCGGCCCACGCCGTGCCCGTACTCGGCCTCGCCGATCACGACGGTGGCCGAGAACTCCTTGTCGTGGTCGGGTCCGGTCGAGGTCACCACATAGGCGGGTGCGCCCAGACCGCGCGCCGCGGTGAGCTCCTGCAGGCTGGACTTCCAGTCCAGGCCGGCGCCCAGGGTGGGCGCGGTGTCGAGCAGCTCGCCGAACAGCCGCAGGATCACCTCCCGCACGACGGTCAGCCCGTGTTCGAGATAGATTGCGCCCAAAAGGGATTCGACGCCATCGGCGAGGATGCTGGACTTGTCGGCACCGCCCGAGTTCTCCTCGCCCTTACCAAGGAACAGGTGCGCCCCAAGGCCCTCCTCGGTGAGGCCGCGGCCCACGTCGGCGAGCGCCTGGGTGTTGACGATGCTGGCGCGCAGTTTCGCGAGGTCTCCCTCGGCGCGATCGGGATGGCGGTGGTACAGCTCCTCGGTGATGGTCAGACCGAGCACCGCGTCGCCGAGAAACTCCAGCCGCTCGTTGGTGGGCAACCCGCCGTTCTCATAGGAATAGCTGCGGTGGGTCAGGGCGATCGTCAACAACTCGGCAGGCAGTGCCACACCCAGCGCCCCCAACAGCGCTGCATGCGAATCGGTCACGCATCTCCCCCGGCTTTGTCCCTGTCGCCTCGCGCATCGTCCGGCAGCATCCCGGCGAGCTTGGCCCACCGCGGGTCGATCTTCTCGTGACCGTGGCCGGGTTCGGCGGTGGCCAGCGGGATGCCGCAGTCCGGGCACAGTCCCGGACAGTCCGGTTCGCACAGGGGCGCGAACGGCAGCGTCATGCCGACCGCGTCGACGATCGGCTGCTCCAGGTCGACGGTGTCGGGGCGGCCGCTGCCGCCCACCCGGGCGACCTCGTCGGACGCGGAGGTCTCGTCGGTGGTGCTGTCGGGGTAGGCGTACAACTCGGTGAGCTCGATCTCGACGTTGCCGGTGATCGAGGTCAGGCACCGCGCGCACTCACCGACGGTGGGCGCCGAGACCGTGCCGGTCACCAGCACACCCTCGGACACCGATTCCAGCCGCAGATCCAGCTCGAGCTCGGCGCCGGGCTCAATCGCGATGAGGTCCAAGCCGATTCGCGCGGGGCTGGGCACGGTCTCGCGGTGCGTCAACATCGAACCGGGCCGCCGGCCCAGACGGGAGACATCGAGCACCAGCGGCGATCGTGACTCGCGGTGTCCAGCCGCGCTCGCATGCGTCGCCATACCGCAATCCTACGGTGACGCCGTATTCACGATGCGCCACCTCGG
This region of Mycolicibacterium goodii genomic DNA includes:
- a CDS encoding [protein-PII] uridylyltransferase; its protein translation is MAEHRQQSAGAARKGAPAGSSRPANDLTAAVGQLLAGGPRQLDSAALRDALLDLYEFWLTTKATELGITADSGFAIVATGGLGRGEMLPYSDLDLMLLHDNMPVDAVTEVAEKLWYPLWDANIRLDHSVRTVPEALKVAGEDISVGLAMLDVRHIAGDADLSSLLVSGARRQWRIGIASRFEELVAHAQARWERSGQIAHRAEPDLKSGRGGLRDVQLLNALAIAQLADVYPSRALASPTGTLGGAHLALLNVRTELHRVSGRGRELLLAQHADEIGAALRIGDRFDLARMLSDAARTVSYYVDSGIRTAANALPRRGFAALRRPVRRPLDEGVIEFAGEVILARDARPERDPGLVLRVAAASATTGLPIAVSTLSRLAETAPELRTPWPRQALKDLLVLLAAGPAAVSTIEALDRTGLWGRLFPEWGAVRDLPPRDVVHIWTVDRHLVETVSRASAFTTRVSRPDLLLLGALCHDIGKGRGGDHSIIGAELAMQIGTRLGLWPSDIDVLSKLVRYHLLLPETATRRDLQDPKTIAAVVDALGGDMVVLELLDVLAEADSLATGPGVWGDWKASLIGDLVRRCRLVMTGEPLPHPDPIDPRFLELAARVGVHVELTPGDGQHIYNVTMIAPDRRGLLSKAAGVLALNSLRVYSASVNSHEGSAINTFVVSPHFGSPPAADLLRQQFVLALDGDLDVVGSLERRERETAQYPTTRAGEILAAVPANHVPAPPRILWADGSNPGELIVQIRTIDRAGLLARLTAVFERDGVDIAWAKVTTLGSSVVDAFGITTADGGKDQVRQELERDLFAVLPAPPPAKPAEQAS
- a CDS encoding P-II family nitrogen regulator produces the protein MKLITAIVKPFTLEDVKTGLEQTGILGMTVSEVQGYGRQKGHTEVYRGAEYSVDFVPKVRVEVVVDDSAVDKVVDVIVQAARTGKIGDGKVWVSPVETVVRVRTGERGADAL
- a CDS encoding ammonium transporter, with the protein product MVLALPDESFAAFDSGDTAWVLASAALVLLMTPGLAFFYGGLSRQKSVLNMMMMSFGALGVVSVIYVLWGYSMSFASAHTGGSDIAGIFDNPFALFGLSQLLETREIDGTELSVIGGFGTVPAIVWVGFQLTFAVITVALISGALAERVKFGTWLLFSGLWVTLVYFPLAHMVWGGGLLSGNERGFASWLFGTTTADDGTVSATVAPIDFAGGTVVHINAGMAALVLAILVGRRRGFGKTAFRPHNIPWVMLGAALLWFGWFGFNVGSEGAADATAGLVWVNTTAATAAAMLGWLIVERVRDGHPTSVGAASGIVAGLVAITPACGALSPVGSLILGAIAGALSALAVSLKYKFGYDDSLDVVGVHLVAGLWGTVAIGLFATETGLFYGGGIQQLIVQIVIAVVATVFTAVMTAIIALALKPLGWRVTDEEEATGIDETEHAETAYELA
- the ftsY gene encoding signal recognition particle-docking protein FtsY; the encoded protein is MTEGALIGLWVAIAVVAVLLIIALVVGLVRYRRRRIRLSAPEPTKTIDRSGGYTASSGITFSQGGTAPPAERIDTTGLPAVGDDATIPRDAPKRSIADVQLPEPPVVEPTAPPVRDSVAAPPAEPVPEPAAEPVPEPEAEPVIEPVPEPVTETAPQTTVEPEVAPEVPEAPPAPPAPEVAEPAPSAIEEIAPAEGRLGRLRGRLAKSQNALGRSMLGLLGGGDLDEESWEEVEDTLLIADLGPVVTESVIGALRAQMAAKNVRTEADARAVLREVLMGELRPELDRSIRALPHADKPSVLLVVGVNGTGKTTTVGKLARVLVADGRRVVLGAADTFRAAAADQLQTWGSRVGAEVVRGPEGADPASVAFDAVDHGISEGADVVVVDTAGRLHTKTGLMDELGKVKRVVEKRAAVDEVLLVLDATIGQNSLPQAKVFAEVVDITGVVLTKLDGTAKGGIVFRVQQELGVPVKLVGLGEGPDDLAPFEPAAFVDALLG